ATGGTCTATTTTCATCAAAAAGTTGCAACTGGGAGGCTTATTGGTGTGCACAGAAAATATAGCATCTCTAAATATGACTTTGTTGCAAAATTCTCACCTGCTTCTTTTCTTTTAGAGGCTTTTTAGCACATGATGTTGAATGTTGTTGGAGTGGAGAGCTACTCAGCAACATAAGTTACCTCTGACTAGCAAAAAAGGTTGTATGAACTTTTAGGGTAAAAATTGAGTAGCATAAAAACTTTTAGGGTGAAaattgagaacataaaaataaaaGTATTGGTCCAAAagagaaaatgaaaaaagtgaaaaacaaggttttggttgtttttcaaattctaaatacaacttcaaattgtatttgaaattttatggccaaacaacataaagtaaaaaaaaaaatccagaaaaaaGTAAATAAGTCTCATGACCAAACGGGTCCTAAATTAACACCATTAAAATTCCTATTGCAAAAATGGCAACCATCTAACCCCCTATTGAGAAAAACCGGACAAAAATTTACTGGAAGGGATCTCAACCCCCTATTTTGGTCAAATCCTTAAAGTTATTTTCAATTGTTCCTCAGTTAATGACACAATTATATGACATTTAAGTGAACATTAATTAATTAAACTGGTGACATTTTAGTTCACATAAAAATCTACCCAACTCAAAAGGACACGCTGCTTTCATAGCTCAACCCAACACAAAACTAGTTACGCAGCAAAATGATAAAATATTTACTCACCTCCCATTTTCAATTAAGGGAAAAAGGTTCAAAACACActctaacttcaattccaagattacTTCACTATGAAGTATCCTTCTAAGCTACTACATACAAACGGAAGAACTAAGCTTCAACAACAATCCGGAAACATTTGGCACTTGGTTCTCtcttttaatccttgatttcacttggggGTTGATCAATATGTTGGAGAGGTTTTTCAGAGCTATGGACTTGGGAAAATGTTGGAATGAGGTTAAAATGAAGAAGGGTCGAAATATATACAAAATAAACCTGCCACCACCAATGATATATGGTCCAATATATGGATCATAAATcaatatacggtctgtatatttGTACCCTAAATTAGCAACAGAAACTCACCCCCACTGTTATCAATATACGGTGGGGTTTCatccaatatacggtccgtatatcccGCCGTCAAAACGAAACTTCGACGAAACatattcttttcgattcgtttaacctctaatccttctaACACATACTAAACATGAACTGAAACCCTCGTATAATTAAGATAGACATGTCTAAACTCATAAAACCTCGAATATAATTCAGGTCTCTAAACCTATGACGACCAACTCACGAAGAAActcaacgtacaaaagtacgaggtgtaacaggtagCCACCAAAAAAAGGACTCACTATCGCATAGAAGAGAGTTAGCAGTAGAAAAATAAAATTCTCTCCTATACAAGAAGTGGGAGTGATTGCGGACGCACACACCGCTTCATTGACATGCCAACTTACACTCAGGGTAATGTCTTCATTTATCAGAATTATTTGATTGAAAAAGTTGTCCTCGCTGATTCAACTGTGTCACGTTGAAAGTTGAAAAAATTGAGGGCCCGCTCATTGCCTTTCGTTTCACTCCAAAACTTGCTGATGTCACCAGTGTacattctattttttttctttttcaaatcaaAATACTCTAAactattcatttccacatttgaATAAAGACCTTCGGAGGAAAATAATAGTACAAGGAAACAAATTCTTTTACGCTTTGATACATAATATTTAAGATGGACAATTGAGAAAGAGATTACAAtttaaattgttcaaaaattcATATCAAAAGTTAATTTTAACTCTTTGTCATTTGATTTACAGACAATCACATTATTCAAATGCAGCTAATACatggatctctctctctctatatatatatacacacacatatatacacacgcaCACAAAACATAAATTGGCATTGATTATAAACATTGTTGTTTTTCTTAATAATACTTTTACCAATTTTAATAATATGTATCAACTATTCATTTTACTCTGAATGAGATAATCTATTATCACACAAATATATAATTTATTTTAGCCCataaatttaaaaattatttaatcaATACCGCTTAAAAGAATTAAAGCGACCTTTGTGTTGGGTTGAGCTATGAAAGGATTGGATCCTTTTGAGTTAGGTCAGAATTTTATACGTGTTCAGTCAAATTCCATCAATTTGATGTAACCATCCGGTGGAATAAATATTTACCCTAGTTATGACAATATTCAAGTATACCATTATTTGGTACTCTCGCAGCAAAagtattttaaaaaaatgtttttttgcaTTTGAAATTCCAATGGTTACCTTTTCAAATCCCTAAAAAAGCTCACTGTCATCACCAAataccaaaagaaaaagaaaatacttTCCTTTGCCTCTGAATCGCAAGGGTCACAAACTCACAATAACCTCTTTTAAGTTCTAAATAATCTTTAACCCCCTTTGTGTGCGCCAACTTTGACTCGTTATTATTTTGTTTATTCAGACTTATGATTTATGGTTCCACGCTTTACTTAAATTATGCATGTTTATCGTTTATCCGCATCAGTTTATGCCCATGTTGAgttagcaagtcatgtggttcgctcagtcacatgcagcaaggcatcgagtgccgtgttacgcccaggccatggttcggggcgtgatagCCATGACCACGGTAATTATTTTGCCTTTCAGGCTTATCATAAGCTATTGCtgcattcacttcagggaatggagcaGACCCAATGAGACGggattcatgatttttcattaatagagTATTATTTTACTCAGCCACAAGTAGACATGAAATTAAATCAGCATACTTTTTGAACCCTTTTTCACGGTATTGCTATTGTAGCAACACACTTGAAGCATGAAAAGTGGTAAAAGTTTTCTCCAGTAAATCCTCATCAATTATAGTTTCTCCACACAATTTTAATATGAAACTTACTTGATGAATAACAGAATTATAATCAGTTACAGTTTCAAAATCTTGGAATCGAAGATGCATCAGTCATATCGAGCTTTTGGTAATAATGTCAGTTTTAGATGTTCATATCGATCCTTCAAATtattccacaattcaagtggatCTTTCACAATTAAATATTCAATTTTTAATCCTTCATGGAGATGATGACGAAGGAAAATCATAGCCTTGGCTTTATCTTGACTTGATGCTTTATTTCCTTGTTTAATAATACCCCCAAGGTGAATTTCAGCATCAAGGATCCATGATAAATTTTTTTTTGGTGATATCAAGTGCCATAAATTCAAGCTTTGATAAGTTCAACATAGTAGCTTAATAAAACTTAATTTTGGCGGAATTTGATTAGAACTTTGtgttgataacgtgttataaaataaaattgtgTGCTAAAATTAAAAAAGCAACAAAAAGGCacagaaagaaagagaaagcaaggagtagtacttttttttttttttttggatgtcgTTTTCATTTACAAAGCATGGCTATTTATAGCCTAATGAAACTTGGGCTAGAGGAGTTGCTACATTGATAGCCAACATGGCATCCACATGTCATCCATATTTGttcacaacaacaactatatTAAACATAAACTAATTAAACTCATGACATTTATTTATTAGTTCGCACTTCGCATAAATTCTTCCAAACTCAAAAGGACCCGCCACTCTCCTAGCTCAACACAACACAAAACTCGTTACGTCGCAAAATGATAAATTATTTACTCACCTCCCATTTTCAATTAATATGTGCTACTGCAAGACACCACATGCTAGTTGCTACCTTGTTCACAATACTGTTTGGACAATTAAAGGTATCACCATAGAACAAGTATTAAATCTGTCAGAATCTATAGAAGTTGAGAATAGAAGGATACACCTAAAATTGGTTTTTAATACATTTTTGTAAGTGATGTTGACATTTAAAGAAAATAACAAGTTGAACAAACTAAAGGGTAGAATGAATAGTTTTTTAAACGTTAGGGTCTTAAGTTTAGCTTGACTAATCCAGCTAAAAGTTGGTTAAACAAATTTAATGTCTAGCACTTATACAAAGTGAATCTTGGTTCATTGGTTTTATTTGATCCTCTGAGGAAGGGTCTGCGGGTTCAAATCCACTAAGAGCTATTTCGAACCTCGCCAAGAGAATGCTACATAACATACGCACTTGGCTAGTATGTTGTGGATTACTTTGTGCTAAGCGGTGTCATTTgctaatatgtgtatgtattttgGTTATTTCAGAATATATCCACATATATATTGATTAAAGTTTTTGACGAAGAGTTGTCGGATGACATCTCTTGCCCTAGGGTGTGTCCGCCTCTGAATAGAAGTAAGCATGATGAATACCTCTAAAGGTGTATTACTATCGCAACGTCAGAATACATCTTTCttaagaatatgaattcttattCGGAGCAGTGAAATCGAAACCTTTTCGAAGCCTTAAATTTATGTGTCGAATATTAATAGCTTGTTTGGTCAAGTTTGGGAGGGCAAAAGTGTttgtttttttttacaaaaagtgattattttaaaataaaaaataaaaaaggaagaaGAGGTATTTGGAcaagcttttaggagaaaataagtgtttttgaggAGTAGCAAAAATTGTTTTTATAAGTTAAAAAAGTAGTTTTTCtccaaaaaacacttttgagaaaatacacttaaaaacatttcttaaaagcttggtcaaatatTAATTGCttctcaaaattattttttaaattattgcaCAAACACAAACTACTTCTCACGAAaggtacttttttgaaaaataattcaaaataacctaattttaaaagtttggccaaacaagcTGTAATTAATTGACACCGAGTGGTGGAAATTTTTTTATCACTTAGTTGCATTCATAAAAAGGGACTTTTGTGTTGGGTTGAGTTATGAATGAATTGGATCCTTTTGAGGTAGATCAGAATTTTATACAGACCAATAAATAAATGTCACGTGTTTAATAAAATTACATCAATTTGATGTAACCATCCAATGGAATAAATATTTACCCTAGTTTTGACAATATTCAAGTATACCCTTATTTGGTACTCTCGCGGCAAaagtattttaaaaaaatatttcttttttgcAGTTGAAATTCCAATGGTTACCTTTTCAAATCCCTAAAAAAGCTCACTGTCATCACCCAATatatcaaaagaaaaagaaaacactttccttgagaaaaggaccaaaatcatccataatgtttgggtttggatcaaaatcatacatattctttcacatggtgcactaatagtacattatgtttgcataaatggtgcacttttagtcacaatcccaaataaatttgacggaaaagaacaaaaatgcccctgaacttttagaaaaggtataaaaataccctttattcatctattttgctaaaactacccctcaattcaactttttggctcatttattccccttgactagcgaacaacactattttttttttaaaaaaaaaaaattaaattgcacatgacattttattactgaaaaattgatttattcttttaaaaagaaatctgaaaccttggaatttttttaacgagtaaaaccttgactaacggacaacactaattttttttcttttcaaaatgtgaaaaattggatttttataaaaatctgaaaaaaaataaattttttatggaaaaactgtgtttaaaaaaaaaccagaaaactatctttttttaaatctagaagaaaattatggagtattagttttgcacattttacttaaaaaaacaatcagtttttcagatttaaaaattgaattttctaaaaaaaaaatggggtttccacccgataattttttttttccaaacttaaaaaaattccacatgttttaatgaaaatccaattctgttttttatatatatatatatataaaaggcttactacatttgtttttttaaagaaatgaatgttgaaaaattatttttccttattgtacaaataacgatttttcagatttctttttaaaagaataaattaatttttcagtaataaaatgtcatgtgcaatttaatttttttttttttaaaaaaaaattagtgttgtccgttagtcaaggggaataaatgagccaaaaagttgaattgaggggtagttttagcaaaatagatgaataaagggtatttttataccttttctaaaagttcaggggcatttttgttcttttccatcaaatttatttgggattgtgactaaaagtgcaccacttatgcaaacataatgtactattagtgcaccatgtgaaagaatatgcatgattttgatccaaacacaaacattatggatgattttggtccttttctccacTTTCCTTGGCAAGGGTCACAAACTCACAATAACCTCTTTAAGTTCTAAATAATCTTTAACCCCATAAATATTACTCATATTCATTTTCATCTTGCTGCTTAGtgcaacaaaaaataaaaatacaaataatgGAAGTGGCAAGTTCTTCTTGTGCTGCGAAAATAATAGAGATCGCCGACGATAACGACGACGTTTTAGTAATATTTGAAACCTCAAAAGCTTCGAAGAACAAAGGCAAAAAGCTTACTGATATTATTTCAGTAGAAGAAAACTTGTATTCAAAACCCAGCTCTAGTGGAACAAAAAAGGTGATGATTGATCTTTCTGAAGAATACCCAGATGATGATATTCAGTTTTTGGGTACCCAATTTGTACAAAATTCAAATTCAATTCTCATAGATGATGATGATCATGATAATTTCACTTGTGATATTTGTGTTGATGAAAAATCTCTGAGTGAACTTTTCAAAATTATGGGCTGTTCTCATTCTTATTGCAATGAATGTATGGCTAAGTATGTTGGTTCGAAAATCCATGAAAATATTTCCCGTATTTCTTGTCCTGTTTTAGGGTGTAATGGACAATTAGAGCCATATAATTGTCGTTCAATTTTGCCTAAACAAGTGTTTGATAGATGGGGAGATGTGTTATGTGAGGCAATGATTTTGGGTTCTGAGAAATTTTATTGTCCGTTTAAAGACTGTTCTGCCCTTTTGATTAATGAAAATAGTACTAGTACTAGTAGTAGTGGGGATTTTGTTGTCACTCAAAGTGAATGTCCAGAATGTAGAAGGTTGTTTTGTGCCAAGTGTAAAGTTGCTTGGCATTCTGGGATTTTATGTGAAGAGTTTCAGAAATTGAATAAGGATGAAAGGGAAAGAGAGGATTTGCAGCTTATGCAACTTGCTAAGGGTCAAGAATGGCAAAGATGCCCGAGGTGTCGGATATACGTCGCGAGGTCCCATGGTTGTGCCCAAATGCGATGCAGGTTTGTCATTTCTTGTTTGGATGTTGTTACACATCGTTTCATAACATAatctattgtattgtattgtattatatTTTAGTCTATTGTTTTGACGAATAGTCCAATACAATATTTTGGATACTTAATGTCACACATCAACCATTTGAAGcaatattatttaaaaaaaagtaaaatacaacaacaacaacaacgtaccCAGTACAATCCCACAAAGCAGGGTCTGGGGTGGgtggagtgtacgcagaccttggcccctaccttgggaggcaggggcggagctaggtagGTTTGAgagggttcatccgaacccccttcggcggAAAACTATATTGTATATACAGGGTTCAAGTTATGTTTTATGGGATATAGTTGATGTTGAACCCCTTGGCTTCGTCGTatatttacttcttcatattttttaACATCGTTAGTGAAAATAATTGCTCCGCCACTATTGGGAGGAAGAGAGGTTGcatccgaaagaccctcggctcaagaaaaataaggataaaatataaaTAGAATTATTAAATAATAAATGAAGGCAAAATGAGAAAGACAAAAAAGGTAATAACGCGATCTGACCAAATCGGTCTTTACATAATGATGGATTTAACAATACAATAAAGTTTAAGTAgcaatcaaaacaaacattatGTAATACAATACgttacaataggtaacaaccatccaaacaagctatTAGTTTGTCTGGTTTTCATGTTATCTGTTTGTCCCGGAAGATTTGTATGATGAATGATTTGTAAGCTTAGACGTTTTAAGTGAATGGTACAGTCAAACCATTAACCCGTAATCATATTGCAAAT
The sequence above is a segment of the Lycium barbarum isolate Lr01 chromosome 6, ASM1917538v2, whole genome shotgun sequence genome. Coding sequences within it:
- the LOC132644851 gene encoding E3 ubiquitin-protein ligase RSL1-like isoform X1, which encodes MEVASSSCAAKIIEIADDNDDVLVIFETSKASKNKGKKLTDIISVEENLYSKPSSSGTKKVMIDLSEEYPDDDIQFLGTQFVQNSNSILIDDDDHDNFTCDICVDEKSLSELFKIMGCSHSYCNECMAKYVGSKIHENISRISCPVLGCNGQLEPYNCRSILPKQVFDRWGDVLCEAMILGSEKFYCPFKDCSALLINENSTSTSSSGDFVVTQSECPECRRLFCAKCKVAWHSGILCEEFQKLNKDEREREDLQLMQLAKGQEWQRCPRCRIYVARSHGCAQMRCRCGCDFCYRCGAESSNHYCKRCGKLDRL
- the LOC132644851 gene encoding E3 ubiquitin-protein ligase RSL1-like isoform X2; protein product: MEVASSSCAAKIIEIADDNDDVLVIFETSKASKNKGKKLTDIISVEENLYSKPSSSGTKKVMIDLSEEYPDDDIQFLGTQFVQNSNSILIDDDDHDNFTCDICVDEKSLSELFKIMGCSHSYCNECMAKYVGSKIHENISRISCPVLGCNGQLEPYNCRSILPKQVFDRWGDVLCEAMILGSEKFYCPFKDCSALLINENSTSTSSSGDFVVTQSECPECRRLFCAKCKVAWHSGILCEEFQKLNKDEREREDLQLMQLAKGQEWQRCPRCRIYVARSHGCAQMRCRCGCDFCYRCGAESSNHYCKRCGT